The following are encoded in a window of Astyanax mexicanus isolate ESR-SI-001 chromosome 6, AstMex3_surface, whole genome shotgun sequence genomic DNA:
- the LOC107197809 gene encoding transmembrane protein 100, producing the protein MEILDPSALPDPATPTVTFDPRSETVTFPSRVVSVAGVTVITGGTEMSWGSCILAFGFWGTLIGLSMVCVGLWDYSVQKGGDHSLLLVLGLVVLAVSSGFVLGVFGFRLLMKKRRRIRRSREEGKVVLVSEEGMNVIKTVTV; encoded by the coding sequence ATGGAAATCCTGGATCCCTCAGCCCTGCCTGACCCCGCTACCCCCACAGTGACGTTTGACCCCAGGTCTGAGACGGTCACCTTCCCCAGCAGGGTGGTCTCGGTGGCGGGCGTGACCGTGATTACCGGGGGCACGGAGATGTCGTGGGGCTCCTGTATCCTGGCGTTCGGGTTCTGGGGCACTCTGATTGGGCTGAGTATGGTCTGTGTGGGGCTGTGGGATTACTCCGTGCAGAAGGGTGGAGACCACTCCCTGCTGCTGGTTTTGGGTTTGGTGGTTCTGGCGGTGAGCTCGGGTTTTGTGCTGGGGGTGTTCGGGTTCAGGCTGCTGATGAAGAAGAGGAGAAGAATAAGGAGATCGAGAGAAGAAGGAAAGGTTGTGTTGGTGTCTGAGGAAGGAATGAACGTCATAAAAACGGTGACTGTGTAA